A portion of the Pedobacter cryoconitis genome contains these proteins:
- a CDS encoding type IX secretion system membrane protein PorP/SprF has product MKKLYKILLLICSIGLLTGHASAQQNIQFSQYIFNTLSVNPAYAGYKEEWFAQMALRNQWVGIQGAPKTGQISIDGILDPQTTKHGVGVQITSDKLGPQTSNSITLNYAFRIQLDGADTRRLSFGLGVGAAQYGLDGSALTTVDGGDGSVPTGGSSKIAPDFRAGIYYTTPYWYAGISALNLLSNSKSVDDYRRSTNIADNIVRTRHMYFVAGALINASTDLRFRPSVMIREDFKGPTNADFNIMAIFNDKVWLGGGYRTSVKAFKKEYQNTDVASQAALIGIAQFYVNERFRIGYSYDYALSKLNGYQSGTHEITVGIAFGKAPKASICPRVF; this is encoded by the coding sequence ATGAAGAAACTGTATAAAATATTACTGCTTATTTGCTCAATCGGTTTATTAACCGGTCATGCTTCTGCGCAGCAAAATATTCAGTTCTCCCAATATATATTCAATACCCTGAGTGTAAATCCCGCATACGCAGGATACAAAGAAGAATGGTTTGCTCAAATGGCGTTGCGTAACCAATGGGTAGGGATTCAAGGGGCACCTAAAACCGGACAAATCTCTATTGACGGGATTTTAGATCCGCAGACCACTAAACATGGAGTTGGTGTGCAAATCACTTCCGATAAATTAGGCCCTCAAACTTCCAATTCAATCACCTTGAATTATGCCTTCCGGATACAACTTGATGGAGCAGATACGCGTCGCTTGAGTTTCGGTTTAGGGGTAGGAGCAGCACAATACGGCTTAGATGGAAGTGCGCTGACTACAGTTGATGGAGGGGATGGCTCAGTTCCAACAGGAGGTTCCAGTAAAATTGCCCCGGATTTCCGTGCAGGTATATATTATACTACACCCTATTGGTATGCGGGTATATCTGCCCTTAACCTGTTATCAAATAGTAAATCTGTTGATGATTACAGAAGAAGTACAAATATTGCTGATAACATTGTCCGCACCAGGCATATGTACTTTGTGGCAGGTGCATTGATCAATGCCTCTACAGATTTGAGGTTCAGGCCAAGCGTGATGATCAGAGAAGATTTTAAAGGTCCTACCAATGCAGATTTTAATATCATGGCTATATTCAATGATAAAGTCTGGCTTGGCGGAGGGTACCGCACAAGTGTTAAAGCCTTTAAAAAAGAATATCAAAATACTGATGTGGCCAGTCAGGCCGCACTGATTGGAATTGCCCAGTTTTATGTGAATGAACGCTTCAGAATAGGTTATTCTTATGATTATGCACTCTCTAAACTCAATGGTTACCAATCTGGAACACATGAAATTACTGTAGGGATAGCTTTCGGAAAAGCACCTAAAGCATCTATCTGCCCAAGAGTATTCTAA
- a CDS encoding ABC transporter ATP-binding protein, whose amino-acid sequence METILNIKEVSKQYKSAASSLTILDHINFSIQRGSTVSITGPSGSGKTTFLGLCAGLDRATSGSVELNHVVLDQLSEDERAAVRNRYVGFIFQNFQLLPTLTAIENIMVPLELRGEKNIRPRAMELLDKVGLTDRANHYPVQLSGGEQQRVSLARAFSNTPAILFADEPTGNLDGETSEKVIRLLFDLNKEAGTTLVIVTHDLELASRTDRIIKLKSGVIIADEQKTYA is encoded by the coding sequence TTGGAAACCATCTTAAATATAAAAGAAGTCAGTAAACAATATAAAAGTGCAGCTTCCTCATTGACTATACTTGATCATATCAATTTCTCTATACAGAGAGGCTCTACTGTATCAATTACAGGACCTTCAGGTAGCGGAAAAACTACGTTTTTAGGTTTATGTGCGGGGTTAGACCGGGCTACTTCAGGTAGTGTGGAATTAAACCATGTCGTATTAGATCAGCTCTCAGAAGACGAAAGAGCAGCAGTCCGTAACCGTTATGTAGGCTTCATTTTTCAAAACTTTCAATTGCTTCCTACATTAACTGCTATAGAAAATATCATGGTACCGCTTGAGTTGAGAGGCGAAAAAAATATCCGTCCACGGGCAATGGAATTATTAGATAAAGTGGGTTTAACAGATCGCGCGAATCATTATCCTGTGCAACTTTCTGGCGGTGAACAACAACGAGTGTCTTTAGCAAGAGCATTTTCTAATACCCCTGCAATTTTATTTGCTGATGAACCCACGGGAAATCTGGACGGAGAAACCAGTGAAAAGGTAATTCGTCTTCTTTTCGATTTAAATAAAGAAGCTGGAACAACCCTTGTAATTGTTACCCATGATCTGGAACTGGCATCGCGGACTGATCGGATTATCAAGTTGAAAAGTGGAGTAATCATAGCTGACGAACAAAAAACTTATGCCTGA
- a CDS encoding arylesterase: MKSIKLRYNYIVLIIAAVLLSSCGDMDKKTDQTATTPVKDSVEVAHPKKQGPVKHILFFGTSLTAGLGVNPEQAFPALIQQKIDSLHLSYKVINGGLSGETSAAGKSRINWLLKQPIDIFVLELGANDGLRGVPVEETAANLQAVVDQVKKKYPKAKLMLTGMQMPPSMGEKYTKAFAAIFPALAKKNKMEFLPFLLKNVGGIPRLNQKDGIHPTPEGHKIVAENVWAKLKPEL, translated from the coding sequence ATGAAGAGCATTAAGTTACGTTATAATTACATCGTTTTAATAATTGCAGCTGTGCTATTGTCCAGTTGTGGTGATATGGATAAAAAGACTGATCAGACAGCAACAACACCGGTAAAAGATTCTGTTGAAGTAGCGCATCCAAAAAAACAAGGTCCGGTTAAACATATTCTGTTTTTCGGAACTAGTTTAACGGCTGGTTTAGGTGTAAATCCAGAACAGGCTTTTCCTGCGCTGATCCAGCAGAAAATTGATTCTTTACATTTATCCTATAAAGTAATTAATGGTGGTTTGAGCGGAGAAACTTCTGCAGCAGGAAAAAGCCGTATCAACTGGTTACTGAAACAACCAATTGATATTTTTGTCCTGGAATTAGGTGCAAATGATGGTTTAAGAGGTGTTCCTGTAGAAGAAACAGCAGCAAACTTACAAGCTGTAGTAGATCAGGTAAAAAAGAAATATCCAAAAGCGAAGTTAATGCTAACCGGGATGCAGATGCCCCCAAGTATGGGCGAAAAATATACCAAAGCTTTTGCGGCGATCTTCCCTGCCCTTGCTAAAAAAAATAAGATGGAATTCCTGCCTTTCTTGCTGAAGAACGTTGGTGGTATTCCTCGTTTAAACCAAAAAGACGGAATTCATCCAACACCAGAAGGCCACAAAATAGTTGCAGAGAATGTATGGGCGAAACTAAAACCTGAGTTGTAA
- a CDS encoding response regulator transcription factor: protein MKKRIHVLEDDQDIRYIIEFLLKDEGYELQLSSTFAELKSKLNDALPDLFIIDVMLPDGNGIEICDDLKTDMFTKHIPVIVMSANPESKEKSVTAQADAYISKPFDLDYVVKRIERLLVK, encoded by the coding sequence ATGAAGAAAAGAATACACGTTTTAGAAGACGACCAGGATATCAGATATATTATTGAATTTTTATTAAAAGATGAAGGATATGAATTACAATTATCCTCGACTTTTGCGGAATTGAAAAGCAAATTGAACGATGCATTGCCAGATTTGTTTATCATCGATGTGATGTTGCCTGATGGAAACGGAATTGAGATCTGTGATGATTTAAAAACTGACATGTTTACTAAACATATTCCTGTGATTGTGATGTCAGCTAATCCTGAAAGTAAGGAGAAAAGTGTTACTGCACAAGCCGATGCTTATATCAGTAAACCGTTTGACCTGGATTATGTAGTTAAAAGAATAGAAAGACTATTGGTTAAATAA
- a CDS encoding serine hydrolase domain-containing protein, which translates to MNPEQMIIQLAGFYNHDQFSEIYLLHADEFKQHVAEKTVMDFYHYDLKRSLGEITSWEFIKTEQEVAEYLINFKYGELSLKIALTADDLLALVNWEPVHQEEEILNIRDPLTILSTNRLTTPLQCFIDQQAIKYLQDPNNRSLSIGLIRGTHTETFFYGETHLDNHTLPDSHSLYEIGSISKTFTAVILTYAINQGKIKLNDDIRKYLSGDYQNLQFEGTPIRIIDLCNHTSGLPGLPENFDSHSDYKEKNPYLNYSKEMINEYLSRFVVEELPVTRAEYSNLGFAILGMILEDLYQLPLEKLLQEVITFPLGMNNTTYEIPLTNHNLLTGYDHENGEEAGYWDLAAFKAAGGLKSDLEDMLVYLRANINAYSKDFSFPHHQTDIQPGYGRGLAWVTQFFNDDTIIWHNGGTGGFRSYCGFIKEKQTGLVVLSNSSKDVDDMAMEILLYSLQDQ; encoded by the coding sequence ATGAATCCTGAACAAATGATCATCCAGCTGGCCGGATTTTATAACCATGATCAGTTTTCTGAAATCTATCTTTTGCATGCTGATGAATTTAAGCAGCATGTTGCTGAAAAGACGGTTATGGATTTTTACCATTACGATTTGAAACGAAGCCTTGGGGAAATTACTTCCTGGGAATTTATAAAGACTGAACAAGAGGTAGCTGAGTATCTTATAAATTTCAAATATGGGGAACTCTCTTTAAAGATAGCTTTAACAGCGGATGATTTGCTTGCTTTAGTAAATTGGGAACCAGTCCATCAGGAAGAGGAAATCTTAAATATCAGAGATCCACTGACCATTCTGTCTACTAATAGATTAACAACTCCACTGCAGTGCTTTATTGATCAGCAGGCTATTAAATATCTTCAGGACCCAAATAACAGGAGTCTGAGTATTGGTTTGATCCGGGGAACGCATACTGAAACGTTCTTTTATGGAGAGACACACCTGGATAATCATACTTTGCCAGACAGCCATTCTCTTTATGAGATTGGTTCAATTTCCAAAACTTTTACTGCTGTTATACTTACGTATGCGATCAATCAGGGCAAAATCAAATTAAATGATGATATCAGAAAATACTTATCAGGGGATTATCAAAATCTGCAATTTGAGGGAACACCTATAAGAATTATAGATCTTTGCAACCATACTTCAGGTTTACCGGGTCTTCCTGAGAATTTTGATTCGCATTCGGATTACAAAGAGAAAAATCCATATCTGAATTATTCGAAAGAAATGATTAATGAATATCTGAGCCGTTTTGTTGTGGAGGAACTTCCAGTAACAAGAGCCGAATATTCAAACCTTGGTTTTGCTATACTGGGGATGATATTGGAAGATCTTTATCAATTGCCACTAGAAAAATTGCTTCAGGAAGTGATTACTTTTCCACTAGGAATGAACAATACAACTTATGAAATTCCTTTAACAAATCACAATTTACTTACAGGTTATGACCATGAAAATGGTGAAGAGGCAGGTTATTGGGATTTAGCTGCTTTTAAAGCTGCTGGAGGATTAAAGTCTGACCTTGAAGATATGTTAGTTTATCTTCGCGCAAATATCAATGCGTACAGTAAAGATTTTTCGTTCCCCCATCATCAAACTGATATCCAGCCAGGCTATGGGAGGGGGCTCGCCTGGGTTACCCAATTCTTTAATGATGATACTATTATCTGGCATAATGGAGGGACCGGCGGTTTCAGAAGTTACTGTGGTTTTATAAAGGAAAAGCAAACTGGCCTTGTTGTGCTGAGTAATTCAAGCAAAGATGTGGACGATATGGCAATGGAAATATTACTATATAGCCTTCAGGATCAATAA
- a CDS encoding ABC transporter permease — translation MPDQLPVFRKNVPVSWLFKMAWRDSRKNRSRLFLFTSSIILGIAALVAVYSFSDNLQRDIDEQAKTLTGADLIIDSRKEISKPVLAMLDTLGDQRAKEQSFPSMLYFIKGQGSRLVQIKALQGQYPFYGTIETAPKLAAKQLDQGRNALVDKTVMLQFNAKPGDSVQIGKVNFAIAGYLEQAPGQSGIMASISPIVYIPFKYLKQTGLAQFGSRIHYSFYYKFNQSAAIHLLLKKIKPVLDKEGMDHETIASKKQSTGRAFQDLSQFLSLAGFIALLLGCIGVGSAIHVYISEKLAAIATLRCLGVSAWEAFFIYLIQLTFIGFAGAVAGAIIGSGLQFLLPYVLKDFLPVDFTMQLSWGAIFQGIITGVVIAILFALPSLLSVRRISPLNAIRLSFEQVKLKADPLKIIVYLIIFLFVLGFTYLQMNSWLQALIFSGALLVTILIFYALSVLLLALVKKTIPKGIAYTWRQGFSNLYRPNNLTLMLIVAIGLSTTLIATLYFVQGILINKVTISSGKDQPNMALFDIQDDQVEGVNALTKQYNLPLMNQVAVVTMRLEEINGKTASQLAEADSLKKKEPENGDNQKRESSSSAFKNEIRATFQTQLTSAEKITAGKWVGSVNYPKDIVYISLDERYAERIGVKVGDKMLFNVQGMMIPTVIGSLRKVEWGKVQTNFRVLFPAGVLEEAPKFHVLMTKIPDAQTSAKFQAAVVRSFPNISVIDLGLVLQVLDTLLGKISFVIRFMASFSIITGWIVLISAVRSSKNQRLREIVLLRTIGAKGTQILSITAIEYLFLGVLAAAAGMVIALAGSWALATYIFDAVFTPEPLPIVLLFSAVTLIVVITGMSSSRGILKHPPLEVLRKDS, via the coding sequence ATGCCTGATCAACTACCTGTTTTCCGAAAAAATGTCCCTGTTTCCTGGTTATTCAAGATGGCATGGCGGGATAGCCGTAAAAACCGGTCCAGACTATTTCTTTTTACTTCTTCTATTATTTTAGGGATTGCAGCTTTGGTAGCTGTTTATTCTTTTAGTGATAATTTGCAGCGGGATATTGATGAACAAGCTAAAACATTAACCGGAGCAGATCTGATTATTGATAGCCGCAAAGAAATCAGCAAACCAGTATTGGCTATGCTGGACACTTTAGGTGATCAGCGCGCAAAGGAACAAAGCTTTCCTTCGATGCTTTATTTTATCAAAGGACAGGGGAGCCGTTTAGTTCAAATTAAGGCGCTTCAAGGTCAGTATCCTTTTTACGGAACCATAGAAACGGCACCCAAATTAGCCGCTAAACAACTTGACCAGGGACGAAATGCACTCGTGGACAAAACTGTAATGTTGCAATTTAATGCGAAGCCCGGCGACTCTGTCCAAATTGGTAAAGTTAACTTTGCGATTGCAGGTTATTTAGAACAGGCACCAGGACAATCAGGGATTATGGCTTCCATTTCACCCATAGTTTATATTCCTTTTAAATATCTGAAACAGACCGGACTGGCGCAGTTTGGCAGCCGGATTCACTATTCTTTTTATTATAAATTCAATCAATCAGCGGCTATTCATCTTTTATTGAAAAAGATCAAGCCTGTTTTAGATAAAGAGGGAATGGACCACGAGACCATTGCTTCTAAAAAACAAAGTACTGGACGTGCCTTTCAGGATCTGAGTCAATTTCTTTCTCTGGCAGGGTTTATCGCTTTATTATTAGGTTGTATTGGAGTTGGAAGTGCAATTCACGTATATATTAGTGAGAAACTGGCTGCGATTGCGACTTTACGTTGCCTGGGAGTAAGTGCTTGGGAAGCTTTCTTTATTTACCTCATTCAATTGACTTTTATCGGGTTTGCAGGTGCTGTGGCAGGTGCAATAATTGGCTCCGGACTGCAATTTTTATTACCCTATGTACTGAAAGATTTTTTGCCGGTAGATTTTACCATGCAGCTTTCCTGGGGGGCGATTTTTCAGGGGATTATAACGGGGGTGGTGATTGCGATACTTTTTGCTTTACCCTCTCTTTTATCGGTTCGCCGGATATCTCCGCTTAATGCAATAAGACTATCTTTTGAGCAGGTTAAACTCAAAGCAGATCCACTGAAAATTATAGTTTATCTAATCATTTTCTTATTTGTACTGGGGTTTACTTATCTCCAGATGAATAGCTGGTTGCAGGCGCTTATCTTTTCAGGTGCATTGTTAGTCACTATATTGATATTTTACGCACTATCAGTATTATTATTGGCGCTGGTTAAAAAAACGATACCAAAAGGTATAGCCTATACCTGGAGACAAGGATTCTCCAATCTTTACCGGCCAAATAACCTGACGCTGATGCTCATTGTAGCTATTGGTTTATCGACTACATTGATTGCTACGCTATATTTCGTTCAGGGAATACTCATTAATAAGGTCACGATCTCGTCTGGGAAAGATCAGCCAAATATGGCTCTTTTCGATATTCAGGACGATCAGGTTGAGGGTGTAAATGCACTCACTAAGCAATATAATTTACCTTTAATGAACCAGGTTGCAGTCGTAACGATGCGCCTGGAAGAAATTAATGGTAAAACGGCTTCACAATTGGCTGAGGCCGATAGTTTGAAAAAGAAGGAACCTGAAAATGGGGATAATCAAAAGCGGGAAAGTTCGTCGTCTGCCTTTAAAAATGAGATCAGGGCTACTTTTCAAACACAACTAACCAGTGCAGAAAAAATCACAGCAGGAAAGTGGGTTGGGAGCGTTAACTATCCGAAGGATATAGTCTATATCTCACTTGATGAACGCTATGCAGAAAGAATTGGCGTGAAAGTAGGAGATAAGATGCTTTTTAATGTTCAGGGAATGATGATTCCAACAGTTATCGGAAGTCTCAGGAAAGTGGAGTGGGGGAAAGTGCAAACTAATTTTCGCGTCCTATTTCCTGCTGGTGTTTTAGAAGAAGCCCCTAAATTCCATGTGCTGATGACTAAAATTCCTGATGCACAAACTTCTGCAAAATTCCAGGCTGCCGTAGTGCGGAGTTTTCCAAATATTTCAGTTATTGATCTCGGACTGGTACTGCAAGTTTTGGACACTTTATTAGGTAAAATCAGTTTTGTAATTCGCTTCATGGCCTCATTCAGCATTATTACAGGCTGGATTGTATTGATCTCTGCTGTACGAAGCAGTAAAAATCAAAGGCTTCGGGAAATTGTACTCTTAAGAACTATTGGTGCAAAAGGAACACAGATTCTTTCTATCACAGCTATTGAATATCTATTTCTTGGTGTGCTTGCTGCCGCAGCAGGAATGGTCATTGCCCTGGCAGGAAGCTGGGCGCTGGCAACCTATATTTTCGACGCAGTTTTTACACCGGAGCCTTTACCTATAGTATTATTATTTAGTGCAGTGACCTTGATTGTAGTGATCACAGGAATGAGCAGTAGCAGAGGAATATTGAAGCATCCACCTTTAGAAGTCTTAAGAAAAGATAGTTAA
- a CDS encoding CocE/NonD family hydrolase encodes MKSLATKTYILSAAVSMLSFGTMAQRPAQNQDNAIYITTHYTKIEKLVPMRDGVKLFTIIYVPKDNSKEYPILYNRTPYSAGPYGAELYKTSLGPSMVFAKDGYIFVYQDVRGRYMSEGEFVANRPFIPDKKTKTTVDESSDSYDTIDWLVKNVKGNNGKVGTWGISAPGFYTTMTTIDAHPALKAASPQAPVTDWFLGDDRHHNGAFFLMGTFSFLAYYGTPRPEPTPNHADRFTAYGTPDAYEFYKNLGPLKNADERYFKGKNLVWNEMMDNENYNDFWKSRTPVPHLKNIKPAVMTVGGWFDQEDLYGPLKTFAGIEQNKPAAPNYLVMGPWTHGSWTTGSNASLGNVRFNSETGPYYREQIELTFFNHYLKGTANPELPKATIFETGSNQWKKYAAWPPAEAKEERLYFHASGKLSFEAPLKEAKEYDEFISDPENPVPYTNEIRIDRGSDYMYEDQRFAAKRPDVLVYQTPILENDVVISGHLLADLFVSTTGTDADFVVKLIDVYPGDAPDDSPLPGTKMGGFQQLVRGEVMRSKFRNSFSAPEAMVPGAVTEVKFDMQDAAHCFKKGHKIMVQVQSSWFPLVDRNPQTFVNVYKATETDFQKATHRVYFKTGQASSLKVSVLKAD; translated from the coding sequence CTCAAAGACCAGCTCAAAATCAGGATAATGCGATTTATATCACAACGCATTATACAAAGATTGAAAAGCTGGTACCAATGCGGGATGGTGTGAAGCTCTTTACGATCATTTATGTTCCAAAAGATAACTCAAAAGAATATCCTATACTTTACAACCGGACTCCTTATTCTGCAGGGCCATATGGAGCAGAGCTTTATAAAACGAGCTTAGGTCCATCAATGGTGTTTGCAAAAGATGGTTATATCTTCGTTTATCAGGATGTAAGAGGCAGATATATGTCTGAAGGGGAATTTGTAGCTAACCGCCCTTTTATTCCTGATAAAAAGACAAAGACAACAGTAGATGAAAGTTCTGACAGTTATGATACAATAGACTGGCTGGTTAAAAATGTAAAAGGAAACAATGGTAAAGTTGGGACCTGGGGGATTTCTGCTCCCGGTTTTTATACAACAATGACTACCATCGATGCACATCCTGCATTGAAAGCGGCTTCTCCTCAAGCTCCGGTAACAGATTGGTTTTTAGGAGATGACCGCCACCATAACGGTGCATTCTTTTTAATGGGCACGTTTTCATTTTTGGCCTATTACGGAACACCACGACCTGAGCCTACTCCAAATCATGCAGACAGATTTACCGCTTATGGTACACCAGATGCTTATGAGTTCTATAAAAATCTCGGGCCTTTAAAAAATGCAGATGAACGTTATTTTAAAGGAAAAAATCTGGTCTGGAATGAAATGATGGACAATGAGAACTATAATGATTTCTGGAAGTCGCGTACTCCGGTCCCACATCTCAAAAACATTAAACCAGCAGTGATGACAGTTGGCGGATGGTTTGATCAGGAAGATTTATACGGTCCTTTAAAGACATTTGCGGGTATAGAGCAGAACAAACCAGCCGCACCAAACTATTTAGTAATGGGCCCCTGGACACATGGAAGCTGGACAACGGGCAGCAATGCTTCACTTGGCAATGTTCGTTTTAATTCCGAAACCGGCCCTTATTACAGGGAACAGATTGAGCTTACTTTCTTTAACCACTATCTTAAAGGCACAGCAAACCCTGAACTACCAAAAGCCACCATCTTTGAAACAGGCTCTAATCAATGGAAAAAATATGCAGCATGGCCTCCAGCAGAAGCAAAAGAAGAGCGTCTTTACTTTCACGCTAGCGGAAAACTTTCTTTTGAAGCACCCTTAAAGGAAGCGAAAGAATATGATGAATTTATCAGTGATCCAGAAAATCCGGTTCCATATACCAATGAAATAAGAATTGACAGGGGTAGTGATTATATGTACGAAGATCAGCGTTTTGCGGCAAAAAGACCAGACGTATTGGTTTATCAGACTCCGATATTGGAAAATGATGTAGTGATTTCCGGACATCTTTTAGCCGACTTATTTGTTTCTACAACAGGTACAGATGCTGATTTCGTGGTAAAACTGATCGATGTATATCCTGGTGATGCACCTGATGACAGTCCGTTGCCGGGTACAAAAATGGGCGGTTTCCAGCAATTGGTTCGTGGTGAGGTAATGCGTTCTAAATTTAGAAATAGCTTTTCAGCACCAGAAGCAATGGTTCCCGGCGCAGTAACTGAAGTCAAATTCGATATGCAGGATGCGGCTCATTGCTTTAAGAAAGGTCATAAAATTATGGTGCAGGTTCAAAGCTCCTGGTTTCCTTTAGTAGACCGCAATCCGCAAACATTTGTGAATGTATATAAAGCAACGGAGACTGACTTCCAAAAAGCAACCCACCGTGTATATTTTAAAACCGGACAGGCATCAAGCCTGAAAGTTAGTGTGTTGAAGGCCGATTAA
- a CDS encoding aldose 1-epimerase family protein: MMILLENENIKVTISAKGAELQSIKSKKDNLEYLWKGDPAFWGKFSPVLFPIVGALKNNTYCIGDQSYQLPRHGFARDLDFEAQQISEEEALFTLSNTVKTSEVYPFEFKFSLRYRISGPAVSCTYEVNNPGTKDLLFSVGAHPAFAVPLTADTVYEDYYLEFSQDESLNIHQIEDNLIGDQVAILQLSDRKLNLQHELFYNDALVMKDLNSKSIQLKNTKNQHGLNFRFIDFPFFGIWSAKDADFVCLEPWCGIADGIHHNQQLSDKEGIQSLSPGLDWKRSWEIEVF, translated from the coding sequence ATGATGATTTTACTGGAAAACGAAAATATCAAAGTAACTATTTCGGCAAAAGGAGCGGAGTTACAAAGTATCAAAAGCAAAAAAGATAACCTGGAATACTTATGGAAAGGTGATCCTGCTTTTTGGGGCAAATTCAGTCCGGTACTTTTTCCAATTGTAGGGGCGCTTAAAAATAATACCTATTGTATTGGTGATCAATCTTATCAGCTTCCCCGTCATGGGTTTGCAAGGGACCTTGACTTTGAGGCTCAGCAAATTAGTGAGGAGGAAGCTTTATTTACGCTTTCCAATACAGTGAAAACTTCGGAGGTTTATCCTTTTGAGTTTAAATTCAGTTTAAGATACAGGATTTCCGGACCGGCCGTTTCCTGTACTTATGAAGTGAACAATCCAGGAACAAAAGATCTTTTGTTTTCTGTAGGTGCTCATCCGGCTTTTGCTGTTCCATTAACAGCAGACACGGTTTACGAAGATTATTATCTTGAATTTTCTCAGGACGAATCGTTGAATATTCACCAGATTGAAGATAACCTGATTGGTGATCAGGTTGCTATCTTACAGCTCAGCGATCGTAAGCTAAACCTGCAGCATGAATTATTTTATAATGATGCACTGGTCATGAAAGATTTGAACAGTAAGTCTATTCAATTAAAGAACACTAAAAATCAGCATGGTCTTAATTTCCGTTTCATAGATTTTCCTTTCTTTGGAATCTGGTCAGCGAAGGATGCAGATTTTGTGTGCCTGGAACCTTGGTGTGGAATTGCTGATGGCATCCATCATAACCAGCAACTTAGCGATAAAGAAGGGATACAATCTTTATCGCCAGGGCTTGACTGGAAAAGGAGCTGGGAAATTGAAGTCTTTTAA